From Flavobacterium arcticum, the proteins below share one genomic window:
- a CDS encoding ion transporter, whose translation MPKGFRNKLHEVIYEADTPEGKLFDVILLILILISIITVMLESVASIKLVYGKELDIIEWIITGFFTIEYIARIISVKKPANYIFSFYGIIDLLSMLPKYIDVLFPGLAFLISIRSLRLLRVFRILKLGHFIGASNQLYTALKKSRIKITVFLFGVIIICVIMGTLMYIIEGPESGFKNIPISIYWTIVTLTTVGFGDITPVTPLGQFLSALIMIMGYGIIAVPTGLVTAQFMQDNKTPENTQVCAVCNADHHRDKAKYCYNCGANLHQ comes from the coding sequence ATGCCTAAAGGTTTCAGAAATAAACTTCACGAAGTAATTTATGAAGCAGACACGCCCGAAGGCAAGCTGTTTGATGTAATACTGCTTATACTTATTTTAATAAGTATTATTACAGTAATGCTGGAAAGTGTTGCCAGTATTAAATTAGTGTATGGTAAAGAGTTGGATATTATTGAATGGATTATTACCGGTTTCTTCACTATAGAGTATATTGCTCGTATTATATCGGTAAAAAAACCAGCCAATTATATTTTTAGCTTTTATGGTATTATCGATTTACTTTCTATGCTACCAAAATATATCGATGTACTGTTCCCTGGGCTTGCATTTCTTATCTCCATACGTTCATTAAGACTACTAAGAGTTTTTCGTATCCTGAAATTGGGACACTTTATAGGTGCATCAAACCAGCTATATACAGCACTTAAAAAAAGCCGTATAAAAATTACTGTCTTTTTATTTGGAGTAATAATAATATGCGTAATAATGGGAACCCTTATGTATATTATAGAAGGACCCGAAAGTGGGTTTAAAAATATCCCTATAAGCATATACTGGACGATTGTTACACTTACTACAGTTGGCTTTGGCGACATCACTCCTGTAACACCGTTAGGACAATTTCTGTCTGCCCTTATTATGATTATGGGATATGGTATAATTGCTGTACCCACAGGTTTAGTTACAGCGCAGTTTATGCAGGACAATAAAACACCTGAAAACACACAGGTTTGCGCGGTTTGTAATGCCGACCATCATAGAGACAAAGCCAAATACTGCTACAATTGTGGTGCAAACCTTCATCAATAA
- a CDS encoding exonuclease domain-containing protein → MYAILDIETTGGQYNEEGITEIAIYKYDGHEIVDQFISLVNPEKPIQPFVVKLTGINNAMLRTAPKFYDVAKRIVEITEGCIIVAHNAQFDYRILRTEFERLGYNFERQSLCTVELSQRLMPEQKSHSLGKLVRALGIPMSDRHRATGDALATIQLFKMLLAKDVEKEIIKGLIKSNVQKDLEPKLFDLLGDIPSVTGLYYIYKENGDLIYIGKSNNIKKRLNQHFTGTSRKSKRLQRDVFTIKYEETGSELIALLKECQEIKANKPAQNRALKKTVFPYSLYTEKNKEGYICFTVKKTDGRKKEIISFASTNEAKNALFKIVDKYKLCQKLSGLDTTAKSACFPYKLGNCNGACIGIETPKEYNQRATEFINHNSFNHQNMIIIDKGRTIEEHSAVLIEKGVYKGYAFFNLNYQVTNPEILKNIIVPMEHNRDIKNIIQGYLRRKRNLKIVHF, encoded by the coding sequence ATGTATGCAATACTTGATATAGAAACTACTGGCGGACAGTATAATGAAGAAGGAATAACAGAGATTGCCATATATAAATATGACGGACATGAAATAGTTGATCAGTTTATAAGCCTCGTTAACCCTGAGAAACCCATACAACCATTTGTAGTAAAACTTACTGGCATTAATAATGCCATGCTACGTACTGCGCCTAAATTTTATGATGTAGCAAAGCGAATAGTCGAAATTACTGAAGGCTGTATTATTGTAGCTCACAATGCACAATTTGACTATAGAATACTCCGTACAGAGTTTGAACGACTTGGTTATAATTTCGAAAGACAATCGTTATGTACTGTAGAGCTTTCACAAAGATTAATGCCCGAACAAAAATCACATAGCCTAGGCAAACTGGTACGTGCATTAGGCATACCTATGAGCGACAGGCACCGCGCTACAGGTGATGCGTTGGCAACAATTCAGCTTTTTAAAATGCTCTTGGCAAAAGATGTCGAAAAAGAGATTATAAAAGGGCTGATAAAATCAAACGTACAAAAAGATCTTGAGCCAAAACTCTTTGATTTATTAGGCGACATTCCTTCTGTAACAGGGCTGTATTACATCTATAAAGAAAATGGCGATCTTATATATATTGGTAAAAGCAATAACATTAAAAAAAGGCTCAACCAGCATTTTACAGGTACATCTCGTAAGTCAAAAAGATTACAGCGCGATGTGTTTACCATAAAGTATGAAGAAACAGGTAGTGAACTGATAGCATTGCTTAAGGAGTGTCAGGAAATTAAAGCTAATAAGCCTGCACAAAACAGAGCGTTAAAAAAAACGGTTTTCCCCTACTCATTATATACCGAGAAAAACAAAGAAGGCTACATTTGCTTTACTGTAAAGAAAACAGATGGCAGAAAAAAAGAAATTATATCATTTGCCAGTACTAATGAGGCAAAAAATGCTTTGTTCAAAATAGTGGACAAATACAAATTATGTCAAAAACTAAGCGGACTTGATACTACTGCAAAATCAGCTTGTTTCCCCTATAAATTAGGTAATTGCAATGGTGCTTGCATTGGCATAGAAACACCCAAAGAATATAATCAACGTGCTACAGAATTTATCAATCACAACAGTTTTAATCATCAAAACATGATTATTATAGATAAAGGACGAACTATAGAGGAACATAGTGCTGTACTTATAGAAAAAGGTGTTTATAAAGGTTATGCTTTTTTTAATCTTAATTATCAAGTAACTAATCCCGAAATATTAAAAAATATTATTGTCCCTATGGAACATAACAGGGATATAAAAAACATTATACAAGGTTACCTAAGGAGAAAACGAAATTTAAAAATAGTTCATTTTTAA